One window of the Panulirus ornatus isolate Po-2019 chromosome 12, ASM3632096v1, whole genome shotgun sequence genome contains the following:
- the sim gene encoding single-minded homolog 2 yields the protein MKEKSKNAARSRREKENAEFLELAKLLPLPAAITSQLDKASIIRLTTSYLKMRHVFPDGLGDAWGAAPPQTNPREAAIKELGSHLLQTLDGFIFVVAPDGKIMYISETASVHLGLSQVELTGNSIYEYIHPADHEEMTAVLNLTPQPVAHSPYVRQDEEIERTFFIRMKCVLAKRNAGLTTGGYKVIHCSGYLKIKHYTLDMAPYDSCYQNVGLVAVGHSLPPSAITEIKMHSNMFMFRASLDLKLIFLDARVGVLTGFEPQDLIEKTLYQYIHGCDMLHMRFSHHMLLMKGQVTTKYYRFLTRDGGWVWIQTYATIVHNSRSSRPHCIVAVNYVISEVEAREGRLSWEQVGGGRGEEASGWGGDAGVKGMGGGGRLKCRTSPYPSPAPTEAPLPEAPPPLDAPGALHYLAPPPLGAPPPTPYPDPRLTCYPPSYDVYDERYVRGETQQYGGCSSAPLDPSPLVGGPVAVAAAAAAACHYSGGKGAPTAAGGYEERPWSQGSGSSSASEDARQDYNTSSSSSLTTPMYPLHDYYAHAHDKFYATDKLQYAAAVAGDKAQYATDKLQYATDKVQYATGVGVGGSAGSCVRGVYSYVDAALATTPTEAAMAATKGHVLPQAGYTSVIVDAQQYYAQNEFVH from the exons gTCTGGGGGACGCCTGGGGTGCAGCTCCCCCACAGACCAACCCGAGGGAGGCGGCCATAAAGGAACTGGGTTCTCATCTCCTTCAG ACTCTGGACGGGTTTATATTCGTGGTTGCACCGGACggtaaaataatgtatatatctgAAACGGCGTCAGTACATCTTGGCTTATCTCag gtggaGCTGACAGGCAACAGTATTTATGAATACATTCATCCAGCCGACCACGAGGAAATGACGGCTGTTTtgaacctcacaccacaacccgTGGCCCACTCACCCTACGTCCGACAAG ACGAGGAGATCGAACGCACGTTCTTCATCCGAATGAAGTGTGTCTTAGCGAAAAGGAACGCCGGCCTTACAACTGGAGGTTATAAG GTGATCCACTGTTCAGGTTACCTGAAGATCAAGCACTACACGCTGGACATGGCGCCCTACGACAGCTGCTACCAGAACGTGGGCCTCGTAGCCGTCGgccactctcttcccccctcgGCCATCACCGAGATCAAGATGCACTCCAATATGTTCATGTTCAGGGCGTCACTCGACCTTAAGCTCATCTTCCTAGACGCGAG aGTGGGAGTTTTAACGGGTTTCGAACCCCAGGACCTGATAGAGAAGACGCTGTACCAGTACATACATGGGTGTGACATGCTACACATGCGATTCTCACACCATATGT TGTTGATGAAGGGCCAGGTGACCACGAAGTATTACCGTTTCCTGACGCGCGACGGAGGCTGGGTCTGGATCCAGACGTACGCCACCATCGTACACAACTCCAGGTCATCCAGACCCCACTGTATTGTGGCTGTTAACTACGTCATCAG TGAGGTAGAGGCTCGCGAGGGGCGGCTGTCGTGGGAGCAGGTGGGCGGCGGGCGTGGTGAGGAGGCCAGTGGGTGGGGCGGCGACGCTGGGGTGAAGGGCATGGGCGGCGGGGGGCGGCTCAAGTGTCGCACCTCCCCCTACCCTTCCCCAGCACCCACCGAGGCCCCGCTGCCAGAGGCCCCGCCGCCCCTGGACGCCCCGGGGGCCCTGCATTACCTAGCCCCACCGCCGCTAGGGGCGCCGCCCCCCACGCCATACCCCGACCCTCGCCTGACGTGCTACCCGCCGTCCTACGACGTGTACGACGAGCGGTACGTCAGGGGCGAGACGCAGCAGTACGGTGGGTGCAGCAGCGCGCCGCTGGATCCCTCGCCGCTGGTGGGCGGCCCGGTGgctgtggcggcggcggcggcggcggcctgcCACTACAGCGGCGGCAAGGGCGCCCCGACCGCCGCCGGGGGGTACGAGGAGCGCCCCTGGAGCCAGGGGTCAGGCAGCTCCTCCGCCTCGGAGGACGCCCGTCAGgattacaacaccagcagcagcagtagcctgaCTACGCCCATGTACCCGCTCCACGACTACTACGCCCACGCCCACGACAAGTTCTACGCCACGGACAAGCTGCAGTACGCGGCGGCCGTGGCGGGGGACAAGGCCCAGTACGCCACGGACAAGCTCCAGTACGCCACGGACAAGGTGCAGTACGCgacgggcgtgggcgtgggcgggaGCGCGGGGAGCTGCGTGAGGGGCGTGTACAGCTACGTGGACGCCGCCCTGGCCACCACGCCCACGGAGGCGGCCATGGCGGCCACGAAGGGCCACGTCCTCCCGCAGGCGGGCTACACGTCCGTCATCGTCGACGCACAACAATACTACGCACAGAATGAGTTCGTacactaa